In Aspergillus oryzae RIB40 DNA, chromosome 6, one genomic interval encodes:
- a CDS encoding endopolyphosphatase (acid sphingomyelinase and PHM5 phosphate metabolism protein), whose product MLPILLFPIVSTLIGSVLAIPISDQQPLGNQLWHSNGDLYSIDKPPDSSSSRGLTGRFLHITDLHPDSHYKTGRSVDEDDACHWGKGPAGYFGAEGSECDSPFTLINETFRWIEKNLKGDIDFVIWTGDSARHDNDERIPRTEEEVSAMNEIIASKFIDTFKEGSSRTPSIPIVPTLGNNDFMPHNIFNDGPNRWTKKFVDIWAKFIPEHQRHTFVEGGWFTSEVVPNRLAVISLNTMYFFDSNSAVDGCSAKSQPGFEHMEWLRVQLELLRSRHMKAILIGHVPPARSGSKRSWDETCWQKYTLWVQQYRDIIVGTAYGHMNIDHFMLQDSHKVDILDASKDSASLAISADTSPLVSIQSRQSYLVDLREDWSKMPSPPPGMSALHELFEDSSTEHTEDADPEVLVANKKKRKFLKKIGGPWAERYSVSLVSASVVPNYFPSLRVVEYNISGLVDATTWAESRDQDTAVASPSSDVIDDDDDDDDAFIEKKKKGKKKKKQPHFKVPKPPSSSAPPGPAYSNQPFTWLGYTQYFANLSKINEHMTNSWEVAGDSINPTDTEVNEVRETSHNDNAFVFEVEYDTRNDPIYKMKDLTVRSFFELATRIAKESSKKNDFLADSTNVDDYDDDDFERQKKKKKKKHQNKVWRTFFERAFVGYLDSDDLDDLSE is encoded by the exons ATGCTTCCCATTCTGCTTTTCCCGATTGTCTCTACCCTGATCGGCAGTGTCCTCGCCATACCCATATCAGACCAACAGCCATTAGGCAACCAGCTTTGGCACTCAAATGGCGACCTTTACAGCATTGACAAGCCACCGGACTCCTCTTCTAGCCGAGGACTCACCGGCCGCTTTCTGCATATAACAG ACCTACATCCAGACTCGCACTACAAGACCGGGAGATCCgttgacgaggatgacgcATGCCATTGGGGAAAAGGCCCTGCGGGGTACTTTGGGGCGGAAGGGAGCGAATGCGACTCGCCTTTTACCCTCATAAACGAAACATTCCGCTGGATAGAGAAGAACCTCAAAGGTGATATCGACTTTGTCATCTGGACTGGCGACTCTGCTCGTCATGATAATGATGAGAGAATTCCTCgaacagaagaggaggtgtCTGCCATGAACGAGATCATTGCTAGCAAATTCATTGACACTTTCAAAGAGGGTTCCAGTCGCACCCCTTCTATTCCAATCGTTCCTACGCTGGGAAACAACGACTTCATGCCACACAACATATTTAACGATGGTCCAAACCGATGGACTAAGAAGTTTGTCGATATATGGGCAAAGTTCATCCCGGAGCACCAGCGCCACACCTTCGTGGAGGGCGGCTGGTTTACGTCGGAGGTGGTTCCCAACAGGTTGGCAGTCATTAGCCTGAACACGATGTATTTCTTTGACTCCAACTCCGCGGTCGACGGCTGTAGCGCCAAATCACAGCCAGGGTTTGAACATATGGAGTGGCTGCGTGTGCAACTAGAGTTGCTGCGGTCACGGCACATGAAAGCAATCCTGATAGGCCATGTTCCCCCGGCGAGGTCTGGATCCAAACGAAGCTGGGATGAGACGTGTTGGCAGAAGTACACTCTTTGGGTCCAGCAGTATCGAGACATTATTGTTGGTACTGCCTATGGGCATATGAACATCGACCATTTTATGCTCCAGGACAGCCATAAAgtggatatccttgatgcCAGCAAGGACTCGGCTTCTTTAGCCATATCTGCCGATACGTCTCCCTTGGTCTCTATTCAGTCCCGCCAAAGTTACCTTGTCGATCTTAGGGAAGATTGGTCTAAAATGCCGTCACCACCCCCGGGAATGTCAGCCTTACATGAATTATTTGAGGATAGTTCTACCGAGCATACCGAAGATGCTGATCCTGAGGTTCTGGtggcaaacaaaaagaaacgcAAGTTTTTAAAGAAGATCGGTGGTCCCTGGGCTGAGCGATACAGCGTATCATTGGTATCTGCCAGTGTAGTTCCCAATTACTTTCCATCGCTTCGGGTCGTTGAATATAACATCTCTGGTTTAGTAGATGCCACGACTTGGGCCGAGTCTCGGGATCAAGATACTGCAGTGGCCTCGCCATCCTCCGATGtgatagatgatgatgatgatgatgatgatgcattcatcgagaaaaagaagaaggggaagaagaagaagaagcagcccCACTTCAAGGTCCCCAAACCCCCGTCGTCATCTGCTCCACCAGGACCGGCGTACTCGAACCAACCGTTTACATGGTTGGGTTACACTCAATATTTCGCCAACCTAAGCAAGATTAACGAGCACATGACCAACAGCTGGGAAGTTGCGGGTGACTCCATCAATCCTACAGACACCGAAGTTAACGAGGTTCGTGAAACGAGCCATAATGATAATGCTTTCGTCTTTGAGGTCGAATACGATACTAGAAATGATCCGATTTACAAGATGAAGGATCTCACAGTGCGCAGTTTCTTCGAGCTGGCGACTCGAATTGCGAAGGAATCCTCCAAAAAGAATGATTTTCTGGCAGACAGTACGAATGTCgatgattatgatgacgatgactttgaacgccaaaagaaaaagaaaaagaagaaacaccaGAACAAAGTATGGCGAACGTTCTTCGAACGCGCGTTTGTAGGATATCTGGATAGTGATGACCTTGATGACCTGTCAGAATGA
- a CDS encoding uncharacterized protein (predicted protein) produces the protein MRSGFHKPGAIPFLALLVFSLLSLLSLAKEWDFYNLRFGYIGYHHNDVRQPSRVRDGPLDVRSRIRTPGSQCKSWTINGYCLPDLDRVHRPRRSVPDTPRSSFEAATAFDPDSIAYLTEEPSTFARGVRAFKSLFIKQTGDSQISKPLATGSASSVASAPSSLTSNVSNLAVISAPPTAEALLPKSYGSNITATTQEAPSQSLQYPRSHLCELWQQACHATRVYLGNWTFLRERLPSRSEKTTEETLQTSEQTDQDIEEQVAPKGLPSNGSNAALSTLSPSSSQSPAKATDIPDLPVAAEERSKGIGQGPNSQPARGSCMAIVIGLVVGVMWF, from the exons ATGCGGTCAGGCTTCCACAAACCTGGTGCCATCccctttcttgctcttcttgttttctcaTTGCTCAGCTTGTTGTCCTTGGCAAAGGAATGGGACTTTTATAATCTGCGCTTCGGGTATATTGGTTACCATCATAACGATGTTCGAC AACCTTCCCGTGTTAGAGATGGTCCACTCGACGTTCGGTCGAGGATACGGACGCCTGGCAGTCAGTGTAAGTCGTGGACAATAAATGGTTACTGCCTGCCAGACCTGGACCGTGTTCATCGCCCGCGGCGCTCCGTGCCAGACACCCCACGCAGCTCGTTCGAGGCTGCCACTGCCTTCGACCCCGATTCGATAGCATACCTTACTGAAGAACCATCAACATTCGCGCGAGGTGTACGCGCCTTCAAATCGCTCTTCATAAAACAGACGGGAGATAGCCAGATATCTAAACCTCTTGCCACGGGGAGCGCCTCTTCTGTGGCCTCAGCACCTAGCTCTCTCACCTCGAATGTATCCAATTTAGCTGTTATCAGTGCCCCTCCTACCGCTGAAGCACTCCTTCCCAAGTCGTACGGCAGCAATATCACGGCAACGACGCAAGAAGCTCCTTCGCAAAGCCTCCAGTACCCTCGTTCCCATTTATGTGAGTTATGGCAGCAGGCCTGCCATGCCACGAGGGTCTATCTTGGGAACTGGACTTTCCTAAGAGAACGACTTCCGTCCCGTTCTGAAAAGACCACGGAAGAGACATTACAAACTTCAGAACAGACTGAtcaagacattgaagaaCAGGTTGCACCCAAAGGGCTTCCATCGAACGGCAGCAATGCCGCACTTTCGACCTTGTCACCTTCATCTTCGCAATCGCCTGCTAAAGCAACCGACATCCCTGATTTACCTGTGGCAGCTGAAGAGCGATCCAAGGGCATTGGTCAGGGACCAAATTCACAGCCTGCACGCGGTAGTTGCATGGCTATTGTCATAGGCCTAGTTGTCGGCGTCATGTGGTTCTGA